GATCGGACTCGATATCAAGATGTTCTACGGTGGGCCGAGCGAGGCCGTCATGCACGCCATCTACCGGCAGAACTACGGCTTCAGCGATCTCGTCGTGGGCCGCAAGCACGCGGATGCGCCCTTCGAAGACGGCGAAGCCATCTGGGGCGACTTCGATGCCCACGAGATCTTCGACGATCTCCCGGGAGAGCTCCACCTCACACCGTGCAAGATCGGCTTTGCGGCCTTCTATGAGTCGCTGGGACGGGTCGACCTGATGGAGCGACATCCTGACGAGAAGCCCTACGGCATCTCGGGAACGAAGGTCCGTGATCAGCTTCGCGCTGGGGAACATCCGGATCCGCGCATTCTTCGCCCCGAGATCGCGGATATCCTGATCGAAGCGTACAAGGCCTGAGAGGATCGCCCTGGCGGCGACCCGGAGGCGAGGGAAACCCCATGCACATCGGCATTTCCAGGGAGACGAAGGATCAGGAGTTCCGCGTCGGAATGACGCCGGATGGCGTGCGCATGTTGACCGACCGCGGTCATCGATTGTCGGTGGAAATCGGGGCCGGGCAGGGCAGCGGATTCCCCGATGACGACTATCAACAGGCCGGCGCGCGCCTCGTCTCCACCGAAGAGGTGTGGAGCGAGCCGGCGATGATCGTCAAGGTCAAGGAGCCGAATCCCGAGGAAGTCGCCCGCCTCCACGAGGGCCAGGTGTTGTTCACCTACCTGCACCTTGCGGCTGCACCCGAGGTGACGCAGGCCCTGCTCGAAGCCCAGGTGATCGGAATCGCCTACGAAACGATTCGCCATGCGGACGGTACGTTTCCGGTGCTTGCACCGATGAGCGAAGTGGCGGGGCGCCTGGCCGCGCAAATCGGCGTGACGCTCCTGCAGAAGAACCGCGGCGGCAAGGGGCTTCTGGTCGGAGGTGTGCCGGGCGTGCCGCGGGGTGCGGTGACGGTCATCGGTGGGGGAATCGTCGGCATCAACGCCGTGCGCATCGCCCACGCCCTCGGGGCTGACGTGACGGTTCTCGACGTAGATCTGCGACGCCTGGCGTACGTCTACGACATCTTCCGCGGCGAACTGAACACGCTCTTCTCGAATCCGGCCAATATCGAGCGAGCGGTCGCCGAGAGCGATCTGGTCATTGGTGCGGTCTACATCCACGGCAGGCGCGCACCCACCCTCGTGACCGAGGAAATGGTCCAAAGCATGGAAGCCGGTTCGGTGGTGGTCGATGTGGCGGTCGACCAGGGTGGCTGCATCGAGACCATCCACCCGACGACGCACTCGGATCCCATCTACTCGCTCCATGACGTGATCCACTACGGCGTGGCGAACATGCCTGGTGCCGTGCCGCGCACTTCGACTTTCGCGCTCACGAATACGACCTTCCCGTACATCGAACGAATTGCTGCAGAGGGAGTCGAAGCTGCGGTGGGCGCCGACCCTGCGCTCGAGCAGGGAGCCAACTTGTGGCGCGGCGAAATCGTCTGCCAGGGAGTCGCCGATTCCCTCGGGCTTCCGTATCGGAAGCTCTCGGAGCTGCTTGGTTGAGCTCGGAACAGATCCAGCATCGCTAGAGTTGAGAGAGGCCGAGCGCGAATAGCTTCTGGCGCCTGCGGGTCCGGGAGGTTGGCCGGCTGGGGGTTCGCGGGGCTGTTGAGGGGGGTCGGTCGGGGGGTTCGGGAGTTCCTTCGATCCTTCGGGACGTTTCCGAGTGGCCGACGGGTGCGCGCGGCGCCTTCGCCCGCATAGGTGGAGCGGGGGCCGGCTCGGGTTCGTGGGTCGGCTAGACGACGGTTGGGACCTCGGCCGGATCGAGTAGGGGGCCGGTCTTGCGCCAGCCCTCCGCCAGGAGCCAGGTGTGCGGTGTGGCAATCGCCACCACGTTTCCTCCGGGTCGTTCCCGCGCCTGGGCGACGAGCCCTCTGGCTGAGCTCCGCCAGCCCTCGAACCAACGCCCCGACGAAGCGGGATCGATTCTCGTTGTCTTCGGCTTCGTCTTCATGTGCCTACGTGCATTCAGAAGCACGTAACGCATCGCATTCCGCACCTGGGTCGGCGTCCGCAGCACCACATGATGGAAGCGATCGAGCAGCACACGCCCCTTCCGCCCGAAGACCCGGTTCACCGCCCGCGCCAGACGAGACCCCAACGCATTCATCCCTCTTCCGAGCGCCCCCGCATCGCCGGCCTCGACGATCAGATGCAGATGGTTCGACTGAATCGAGTAGTGCACCAGTCGGAAGTCCGTGCGCTCGAGCACGCAGGCAAAGGACCGCTCCACTTCCCGCACCAGCCGCCCATCGCGAAGTGACGGAACATCCGGCCGGACCTTCACGGTGACATGGCACGGATGCCGAGACGCGAGCGGTGCTCGCTGAAGGTGGGCGACTCGCGGGTTCGGACCACGCTTGCGGCCGGCACCCTCACGCCTTCCGCCCCAACCATGAAGGGGAAGATCGAGCTGAGGAGTCCGACGCAGCATGGTGTTGATAATGGCATTGTTTGGTTCTGATGTCAAGAACAAGCGAGAGGCGCCTACTCCTTCCCTCGATCTGGCCACGAACTCGCATGCCGCCCACCCGACCTACGGCCCCAAGCCGGCCTTCGCCCAACCCAGGCGGGCCAAGGCGCCGCGCCTCCCCGTCGGCCTAGCGAGGACCCATCGCAGGATCGAAGGATGCCCTCACAACCAACCCATCCGCCTCAACAGCCCCGCGAACCCCAAGCCGGCCAACCTCCAGGTCCCGCAGGCGGCACCAGTGATCCTATCTTCGAGCCACGTTCCTCGAAAGAAACCAAGACCTTGACGATCCCCTGCAGGCTAGCGTGCAATGGCCTGGTGTTCGGGTTACCAGATCCCCCGGCCGACCTCGAGAAGGCCCCGGATCAAACCATCCGGATTCGGGGATGTCCGGCACGCTTGAGAAGTGCCTGCCGATCCGTTCCGTCTGCGGGGTGCAGGGCGTAGCCGAACGCCAAGGCCGCGCGAACGGGTTGGTTCAACCGGTCGTCCCGGGAGATGCGGTCGGCGACGGCACGGGAGAGGGCGGTGATCCGCTCTTCCGGCGCAGTGCCCGGGTCGGGAAGCAGCATGGTGAACTCGGCTTCGCCGGTGCGCGCCAGCACGTCGAAATCGCGTAGGGGCTCGCGGAGGGCCAGAGCGGTTTGCTGGACCAGTCGATCGGCGCGAACCCCGTCTCCTTCCCGGCGCACCTCGTCCAGGTTCTCGAGCCGGCAGACGGCCACGGCCAATCGGCCTGCTTCGTCTCCCGCTCGCGCGAGTTCCTGGTCCAGTCGAAGGGCCAGGTACTCACCATTCGGAAGCCCGGTTTCCTCGTCGAAGTTGCGGTGTTGCCCTGCACTTTCGTAGTAGAGGGCGTTCTCCAGGGCTCGTTCGACGTAGGATCCGTAGCGGGTGAAGACGCGCAGATCGTCCTCGTTGAAGGGACCCGCGTAGAATTGATCCGGCGCGACCTTGTCGTACAGGCTCAAGGTGCCGATCACGCGGCTTTCTCGGCGGAGTGGGGCGGAGAGAACGGATTGGAAGCGACCACCGGCTTCAGCGAGGCCAGGCTCTTCGGCAACCTGGCGTATCAGGCGCGGCTGGCGTGATTTCAGCGTGGCGACCGCGACGTGTTTGTCGAGCTGGAAGAGGGCTTCCTGGGTTCGGCCATCGCCCGAGCCGTAGTAGGAGCGGATCACATAGCGGCGGGTTTCTGGATCCTGTAGACGCAGCACGGCGTGGTCGGCCTCGAGGATGAGGGCCCCCGAAGAGGTCGCGAGCCTCGTGACCTCGCTGATTTCCCGGCTCGAGATCAGCCGGATCCCGGCTTCGTTGATGGCCGTCACCTTGGTGGCATGGGCGGACATGCGGGCTTCGCGTTCGGCCTGGGCCACCGATTCCGCGGCGGCTGCGGCCATCTCGAGGAGCGCCTCCTCCAAGCTACGGCTGCGCGGCACCGGTGCGCCGGCCTGGACGGCGAGCAGGCCCACCAACTCGCCACCGGCGAGCAGGGGCAAGGCGGCGTAGGCAAGCCGTCCATCCACACCATGGAGCAGCACGGGTTGCCGGTTGCGAGCGGCCCGGCCGTCGATCCCGTCGCCGCTATCCACGCGCCAGTCGGCACCGAGTCCGGCACCTCCCAACGAAGTGGCGATCCAGCGAAGCGAGTCTTCGTCTGGATCGTAGAGGTAGGCGGTGGCGATACCGCCGCCGGCTCGGCGAGCGACCAGTTGGCATAGCGTACGCAGGCGGACATCCAGGGCGTCGCTCGTGGCCAGGGCCGCGCGCACTTCCCGCACGGCGGCGTACCTGGACGCCTCGCGGCGAAGCGTTTCGTGCTCCTGGGCTCGGTGGATGATCTCGGCGTCCAGATGGCCGAGTTGCTCCGCAAATTCCAGGTCGTCGTCGTCGAAGGCATCGGGCCGGGTTGCGTGATGCAGGTTCAGGACGCCGAGAACGCGTCCCTCGTGAATCAACGGCACGCAGAGGGCGCTCTCGACGTCGAAGCGTTCCCGGACGATCTGGAAGTCGGCGCGATCCGCATGACCACGCACTTTGAGGGGCCGCGCGTCCGCCGCGACCTTGCCCGCGATGCCCTCACCGAGGGGGACACGGATCTTCGGCCAGAGTTCCGGTTCGACGCCGACCGCGACTCGGATGGCGAGGTCGCCTCGTTCGGTGTCGAGCAGCATCAAGGAGCCCCCGTCCGCACCGGTCACGCTCATGGCGATTTCGAGCATGCGGCCGAACAATTCCTGGGGCTCGACTGTGAGATTGACCGACTCGACGATCTCATGCAGCGCCTGGAGCAGTTCGCTCTTTCGATCACCGGACGAAACCCCGTAGCCCCAGAGCAAGCGAGCTGTGAGTGGAGAGACGATCTGCTCGACGTCTTGAGCCAGCTCAGGATGCGTCTCCGCGAAGGGGGGCAGGCTGCCGCTATCGATCAGCGCGTGGAGTGGCTGCCCGAAGAGCGCGAGATCGTCCGTCAAGCGCAGTTCCAGATGCATGGCGGCCGCGCGCTCCCGGGCCGTCGAAAGTTCCGGGTCGTAGGCCCCTCGGATCTCGATCTCGGGATTCTCTTCCAAGATCGGAATCAGGGTCAGGGTCTCTTCGGTGACCCCGTAGATGGCGACTGCGCGGCGCATGGAACGGGTTTATGCCTCCTCCATCGGATCGAGGCGGACACTGAGAACGAGACTGCGCTCCTCACCCCGTTCGTCCCGGAGGACG
This window of the bacterium genome carries:
- the ald gene encoding alanine dehydrogenase; translated protein: MHIGISRETKDQEFRVGMTPDGVRMLTDRGHRLSVEIGAGQGSGFPDDDYQQAGARLVSTEEVWSEPAMIVKVKEPNPEEVARLHEGQVLFTYLHLAAAPEVTQALLEAQVIGIAYETIRHADGTFPVLAPMSEVAGRLAAQIGVTLLQKNRGGKGLLVGGVPGVPRGAVTVIGGGIVGINAVRIAHALGADVTVLDVDLRRLAYVYDIFRGELNTLFSNPANIERAVAESDLVIGAVYIHGRRAPTLVTEEMVQSMEAGSVVVDVAVDQGGCIETIHPTTHSDPIYSLHDVIHYGVANMPGAVPRTSTFALTNTTFPYIERIAAEGVEAAVGADPALEQGANLWRGEIVCQGVADSLGLPYRKLSELLG
- a CDS encoding GAF domain-containing protein, which codes for MRRAVAIYGVTEETLTLIPILEENPEIEIRGAYDPELSTARERAAAMHLELRLTDDLALFGQPLHALIDSGSLPPFAETHPELAQDVEQIVSPLTARLLWGYGVSSGDRKSELLQALHEIVESVNLTVEPQELFGRMLEIAMSVTGADGGSLMLLDTERGDLAIRVAVGVEPELWPKIRVPLGEGIAGKVAADARPLKVRGHADRADFQIVRERFDVESALCVPLIHEGRVLGVLNLHHATRPDAFDDDDLEFAEQLGHLDAEIIHRAQEHETLRREASRYAAVREVRAALATSDALDVRLRTLCQLVARRAGGGIATAYLYDPDEDSLRWIATSLGGAGLGADWRVDSGDGIDGRAARNRQPVLLHGVDGRLAYAALPLLAGGELVGLLAVQAGAPVPRSRSLEEALLEMAAAAAESVAQAEREARMSAHATKVTAINEAGIRLISSREISEVTRLATSSGALILEADHAVLRLQDPETRRYVIRSYYGSGDGRTQEALFQLDKHVAVATLKSRQPRLIRQVAEEPGLAEAGGRFQSVLSAPLRRESRVIGTLSLYDKVAPDQFYAGPFNEDDLRVFTRYGSYVERALENALYYESAGQHRNFDEETGLPNGEYLALRLDQELARAGDEAGRLAVAVCRLENLDEVRREGDGVRADRLVQQTALALREPLRDFDVLARTGEAEFTMLLPDPGTAPEERITALSRAVADRISRDDRLNQPVRAALAFGYALHPADGTDRQALLKRAGHPRIRMV